A region from the Drosophila ananassae strain 14024-0371.13 chromosome 2L, ASM1763931v2, whole genome shotgun sequence genome encodes:
- the LOC6505653 gene encoding UV excision repair protein RAD23 homolog A, with protein MKISIRTLDQRTIKLEMSDSQDVRALKQRLGSMPEVAIPVESQQLIYGGRIMEDALPLSDYKIAEDKFIVLMGKKMPPAKPAGTAAEENVPPTPPLTAGPSETRTHEIPPLSPAPALVMAPPPAPPSMTPNEQRVRDLMAMGYGEQEVRAALRASFNHPERAIEYLISGIPQNAPQPANATASGPAPNLQPWMSDPRFARVRDMLRQNPELLEVVLSRLAETDPSAFEAIRDHQDEFLSMINGSSAGSVGEGSDLSEDSEMDAASRHQITLTSEEAAAVERLVSLGFHRDLAVQAYLACDKNEELAADILFRQSEDEE; from the coding sequence ACTGGAAATGAGTGACTCGCAGGATGTGCGGGCACTGAAGCAACGTCTGGGCAGCATGCCGGAAGTGGCCATTCCCGTCGAGAGTCAGCAACTGATCTACGGCGGCCGGATCATGGAGGATGCACTGCCACTTAGCGACTACAAAATAGCCGAGGACAAGTTCATTGTGCTCATGGGAAAGAAGATGCCTCCGGCGAAGCCTGCAGGAACGGCGGCTGAGGAGAACGTGCCTCCAACGCCGCCATTAACCGCCGGTCCCAGCGAAACCCGGACCCATGAGATTCCACCGCTGTCGCCGGCACCGGCACTGGTAATGGCTCCGCCACCGGCGCCACCATCGATGACTCCCAACGAGCAGCGAGTGAGAGATCTCATGGCCATGGGCTATGGCGAGCAGGAGGTGCGAGCCGCTCTCCGAGCAAGTTTCAATCACCCGGAACGTGCCATAGAGTATCTGATTAGTGGGATTCCCCAAAATGCTCCGCAACCGGCTAATGCAACGGCCAGCGGGCCGGCCCCGAATCTACAGCCATGGATGTCCGATCCTCGGTTTGCTCGGGTGCGTGATATGCTACGCCAGAACCCGGAGCTCCTTGAGGTAGTCTTATCGCGTCTGGCCGAGACCGATCCTTCCGCCTTCGAAGCGATTCGTGACCATCAGGACGAGTTTCTGAGTATGATCAATGGGAGCAGTGCAGGCAGCGTTGGCGAAGGCAGCGATCTCAGCGAGGACTCCGAGATGGATGCGGCCAGTCGTCACCAGATAACACTGACTAGCGAGGAGGCTGCCGCGGTGGAGCGTCTCGTTTCGCTGGGCTTCCATCGCGACCTGGCCGTGCAGGCGTATTTGGCGTGCGATAAGAACGAGGAGCTGGCTGCCGACATCCTTTTCCGTCAGTCCGAGGACGAGGAATAG
- the LOC6505655 gene encoding WD repeat-containing protein 91 → MTQVAFLDNLLREYLVFRGFSSTLKALDLEQRTEKDQHFRAERVLEQFQNAIQAYDLQALRSLWLHLDNNLFSKLEHTYAVAVKKLENSLLKYYLVTAYSNNRHDKVSEFFTKMAGELQQHSEWKDWFYFPFCRNAEESPTFALFFTKQWQDTLLLSLQNFLTTVYQCLPQPSFVRAEQEAAHMQRLSDDNAGLRTRLLHLQQELHQMSQQQSGTGAVSGSSLNADAGARRRSVYRPQQSLSDILPFDISPPGHIVDDFCIIASEANSVSQASDAQARGLKQLIRNIGSGGSPVMGRKDQAAGSVGEKSNKRRSGSVGRSWI, encoded by the exons atgACGCAGGTGGCTTTTCTGGACAACCTGCTGAGGGAGTATCTGGTTTTCCGTGGGTTTTCCAGTACCCTGAAGGCCCTTGATTTGGAGCAACGCACCGAGAAGGACCAGCACTTTCGGGCGGAGCGGGTTCTGGAACAGTTCCAGAACGCAATCCAGGCCTACGACCTTCAGGCCCTACGAAGTCTATGGCTTCACCTGGACAACAACCTGTTCTCCAAGCTGGAGCATACCTACGCAGTGG CTGTGAAAAAACTGGAAAACAGCTTACTGAAGTATTATCTGGTCACGGCGTACAGCAATAACCGACACGATAAGGTCTCGGAATTCTTTACAAAAATGGCTGGGGAGCTGCAGCAGCACAGCGAGTGGAAGGATTGGTTCT ATTTTCCGTTCTGTCGGAATGCCGAAGAGTCACCCACGTTTGCTTTGTTCTTTACCAAGCAGTGGCAGGACACTCTGCTCCTTTCCCTTCAAAACTTTCTAACCACAGTCTACCAATGCCTGCCGCAACCCTCATTTGTGCGGGCCGAACAGGAGGCGGCCCATATGCAACGCCTCAGTGATGATAATGCTGGTCTTCGCACCCGTCTCCTCCACCTGCAACAGGAACTCCACCAAATGTCCCAGCAACAATCGGGAACAGGAGCCGTCAGCGGAAGTTCCCTTAATGCGGATGCAGGTGCTCGCCGACGGAGTGTCTACCGGCCCCAACAAAGCCTCAGTGACATCTTGCCCTTTGATATTAGTCCACCTGGTCACATCGTGGACGACTTTTGCATTATTGCCTCTGAGGCGAATAGTGTGAGCCAGGCCAGCGATGCCCAGGCCCGCGGACTCAAACAGCTGATCCGCAACATAGGATCCGGCGGTTCGCCTGTGATGGGGCGCAAGGATCAGGCTGCCGGTTCAGTCGGAGAGAAATCGAACAAACGCAGATCGGGAAGTGTGGGACGTAGCTGGATTTAA